A genome region from Verrucomicrobiaceae bacterium includes the following:
- a CDS encoding SDR family oxidoreductase, with product MIPIDLKGKIALVTGASQGIGSQVARTFHRAGATVVLNHLGTAATAADAQVIADELNLIRTDSASLVAANVADPEQVKTMIAEVQARHGGLDFLINNAAIIKDRTIAKMSYDEWDAVIDVNLSGVFYCCKHALEIMHEGGAIVSFGSIAAIQGFFGQANYAAAKSGVQAMMRVLSREAAKRNIRANAIAPGVIDTAMAATIPEAVRAEMLKNVPLNRFGTTEEVASVVLFLCSPLASYVTGQTIEINGGWRG from the coding sequence ATGATTCCCATCGATCTCAAAGGCAAAATCGCACTCGTCACGGGTGCTTCACAAGGCATCGGCTCCCAAGTCGCACGGACGTTTCACCGAGCTGGAGCGACGGTGGTGCTCAATCACCTCGGCACGGCTGCCACAGCGGCGGACGCCCAGGTGATCGCGGATGAGCTCAATCTGATCCGCACGGACAGTGCCAGCCTCGTCGCGGCGAATGTGGCCGACCCCGAGCAGGTGAAAACGATGATCGCGGAGGTGCAGGCACGCCATGGCGGGCTGGATTTCCTCATCAACAACGCTGCCATCATCAAGGACCGCACCATCGCCAAGATGAGCTACGACGAATGGGACGCCGTGATCGACGTGAACCTCAGCGGCGTGTTTTACTGCTGCAAGCATGCGCTGGAGATCATGCATGAAGGCGGGGCAATCGTGAGCTTTGGCAGCATCGCCGCGATCCAGGGCTTCTTCGGCCAGGCGAACTACGCCGCTGCCAAATCGGGCGTGCAGGCGATGATGCGCGTGCTCAGCCGCGAGGCCGCCAAGCGTAACATCCGCGCCAATGCCATCGCGCCCGGCGTGATCGATACTGCGATGGCCGCGACGATCCCCGAGGCCGTACGAGCCGAGATGCTCAAAAACGTGCCGCTGAACCGCTTTGGCACGACGGAGGAGGTGGCGAGCGTGGTGCTCTTCTTATGCTCACCTCTAGCCAGCTATGTCACTGGGCAGACGATCGAGATCAATGGTGGCTGGCGTGGGTGA
- a CDS encoding sulfatase-like hydrolase/transferase, translating into MMTRIVFFLLSFHLSLYAAKPNVLFLFADDFTYEAVRAFGHTDIDTPNLDRLAARGTTFTHAYNMGSWSGAVCVASRTMLITGRSVWSADAIYKATDKERRAGVLWPQLMSKAGYKTYMTGKWHIQTDATKCFDVTRDVRAGMPKTVPQSYNRPLAGQPDPWNAADESIGGFWEGGRHWSEVAADHTIDFLKDAKAGTEPFFIYAAFNAPHDPRQSPQAYLDKYPLSRIAVPQSFLPEYPHKDDIGCPHSLRDENLAPMPRTELAVKTHRREYYALISHLDTQIGRVLDALDASGQAENTWIFFTADHGLAVGHHGLFGKQNMHDHSVRVPFLVAGPGVAKGAQKDTSIYLQDVMATALDLAGAERPAHVFFNSVRPLLSGEKSRYESIYGAYLGLQRAITHQGWKLIAYPKAKVLRLYDLKADPLERTDLAADPAQATRKKELLGRLVQLSADLDDKVDLSTISGW; encoded by the coding sequence ATGATGACACGCATCGTCTTTTTCCTCCTGAGTTTCCATTTGTCGCTTTATGCCGCGAAGCCGAATGTCCTGTTCCTCTTCGCGGATGATTTCACCTATGAGGCCGTGCGTGCTTTCGGCCACACAGACATCGACACGCCGAATCTCGACCGACTCGCCGCCCGAGGCACCACCTTCACGCATGCTTACAACATGGGCTCCTGGAGCGGCGCGGTGTGTGTGGCTAGCCGCACGATGCTCATCACCGGTCGTAGCGTGTGGAGCGCGGATGCGATCTATAAAGCGACGGACAAAGAGCGCCGAGCTGGCGTGCTGTGGCCGCAACTGATGAGCAAGGCCGGCTACAAGACCTACATGACCGGCAAGTGGCACATCCAGACCGATGCCACCAAGTGCTTCGACGTCACACGAGATGTCCGCGCCGGGATGCCGAAAACCGTACCGCAGAGCTACAATCGCCCGCTCGCCGGTCAGCCTGATCCGTGGAATGCAGCGGATGAATCGATCGGCGGCTTCTGGGAGGGTGGGCGGCATTGGAGTGAGGTCGCCGCAGATCACACCATCGACTTTCTGAAGGACGCGAAAGCCGGCACGGAGCCCTTTTTCATCTACGCAGCCTTCAATGCGCCGCATGATCCGCGTCAGTCACCGCAGGCCTATCTCGACAAATATCCACTCAGCCGCATCGCGGTGCCGCAGAGCTTTTTGCCCGAGTATCCGCACAAGGATGACATCGGCTGCCCACACTCCCTGCGGGATGAAAACCTCGCGCCCATGCCGCGCACAGAGCTGGCCGTGAAAACACATCGGCGTGAGTATTATGCGCTCATCTCGCATTTGGACACGCAGATCGGCCGTGTGCTGGATGCACTGGACGCTAGCGGCCAGGCAGAGAATACCTGGATTTTCTTCACCGCAGACCACGGGCTCGCGGTGGGGCATCACGGGCTGTTTGGAAAACAAAACATGCATGACCACAGCGTGCGTGTGCCCTTCCTCGTCGCGGGTCCAGGAGTGGCCAAGGGAGCGCAAAAAGACACCAGCATCTATTTGCAGGATGTGATGGCCACCGCGCTCGATCTCGCGGGTGCGGAGCGGCCTGCGCATGTCTTCTTCAACAGCGTGCGTCCTCTTTTGAGTGGTGAAAAAAGCCGCTACGAGTCGATCTACGGTGCCTACCTCGGTCTTCAGCGTGCCATCACGCATCAGGGCTGGAAGCTCATCGCCTATCCGAAGGCCAAAGTGCTACGCCTCTACGATCTGAAGGCTGATCCGCTGGAGCGAACCGACCTAGCCGCCGATCCAGCGCAGGCCACGCGGAAGAAGGAGCTGCTAGGCCGCCTCGTGCAGCTCAGTGCCGATCTGGATGATAAAGTCGATCTCAGCACCATCTCTGGCTGGTAG
- a CDS encoding amino acid permease has protein sequence MPAPTPSPPQPTLDQTIGGWQILFYGLGSMLGAGIYALIGKAAAGLGNAVWLAFLMAMIGAMLTGLSYACVGGRYAKAGGAAYVTQRGLHKPLLSYVIGIAVMMSGLTSMATGSQAIIGQVKELFGWSLEESAVKLMSIGVVFLVGCVIYRGIRESMWLNILCTVIEASGLLFIIAIGMRYWGSVDYFQSPVDTVEGGIGSGITLALIMQGAVLTFYSFIGFEDILNVSEEVKNPAKNVPFGLIGAMILATCIYMAVAITAVSVVPWQELAKSDAPLMEVARRAAPWFTGIKPVYGAITIFAIGNTALLNYLMGSRLLYGMSRQGLLPAVLGSVHPVRKSPHIAVFVLFGIVSLLILSGSVKQLAESTVLLLLIVFTTVNISLVVLKRRPSEPRGGFEPPLLVPIFGALVCAMLIIVRVQTAITSADVAQRPAPLIAGSILLISVALYFALKPKNPVVVED, from the coding sequence ATGCCCGCACCCACGCCATCACCACCGCAGCCCACGCTCGACCAAACGATCGGTGGATGGCAGATCCTGTTTTACGGTCTCGGCTCCATGCTCGGCGCGGGGATTTATGCGCTGATCGGCAAAGCAGCGGCCGGGCTCGGCAACGCGGTGTGGCTAGCATTTCTCATGGCGATGATCGGCGCGATGCTCACCGGCCTCTCGTACGCCTGCGTGGGCGGGCGCTACGCGAAAGCAGGTGGCGCAGCCTATGTGACGCAGCGTGGGCTGCATAAGCCGCTGCTCAGTTACGTCATCGGTATCGCCGTGATGATGAGCGGGCTCACCAGCATGGCCACTGGCTCGCAGGCCATCATCGGTCAGGTGAAAGAGCTATTCGGCTGGTCGCTGGAGGAGTCCGCGGTCAAACTCATGTCCATCGGTGTCGTGTTCCTCGTCGGCTGTGTCATCTACCGCGGCATTCGCGAGAGCATGTGGCTGAATATCCTCTGCACAGTCATCGAGGCCAGCGGGCTGCTCTTCATCATCGCCATCGGCATGCGCTACTGGGGCAGCGTAGATTACTTTCAATCCCCAGTCGATACCGTGGAAGGCGGCATCGGCTCCGGCATCACCCTCGCGCTCATCATGCAGGGCGCGGTGCTCACCTTTTACTCCTTCATCGGCTTTGAGGACATCCTCAACGTCAGCGAAGAGGTCAAAAATCCCGCCAAGAATGTCCCCTTTGGCCTCATCGGTGCCATGATCCTCGCGACGTGCATTTACATGGCCGTCGCCATCACCGCCGTGTCCGTCGTGCCGTGGCAGGAGCTGGCGAAAAGCGATGCCCCGCTCATGGAAGTGGCCCGCAGGGCCGCACCATGGTTCACCGGCATCAAACCGGTCTATGGAGCCATCACCATCTTCGCCATCGGCAATACCGCGCTCCTAAACTACCTCATGGGATCACGCCTGCTCTACGGCATGAGCCGCCAGGGCCTACTACCCGCTGTGCTCGGCAGCGTGCATCCCGTGCGCAAAAGCCCGCACATCGCTGTCTTCGTGCTTTTTGGCATCGTCTCGCTCCTAATCCTCAGCGGCAGCGTAAAACAACTCGCGGAGTCCACCGTGCTGCTGCTGCTCATCGTCTTCACCACCGTGAACATCTCCCTCGTTGTCCTGAAACGCCGCCCCAGTGAGCCACGCGGCGGCTTTGAGCCACCGCTGCTCGTGCCCATCTTCGGCGCACTCGTCTGCGCCATGCTCATCATCGTCCGCGTGCAGACTGCCATCACCAGCGCAGATGTCGCCCAGCGCCCCGCCCCGCTCATCGCCGGATCCATCCTTCTCATCAGCGTGGCGCTCTATTTTGCACTCAAGCCAAAGAACCCGGTGGTGGTTGAGGATTGA
- a CDS encoding 3-deoxy-7-phosphoheptulonate synthase produces MSKTVNLNIASNIALPSPHSLVTEIAPTAAQAAFVTQSRQDIRDILFGHDTRFLVIVGPCSIHDTEAGMEYARRLATLAQELKDRLCIVMRVYFEKPRTTVGWKGLIMDPDLDGTCNIPDGLRLARRILRDVIDLGLPTATELLDPITPQYIADLISWSAIGARTTESQTHRQMASGLSMPLGFKNGTFGHITPAINAIKAAMQPQTFLGVSEDGIASAVTTSGNPHCHIILRGGENGPNFGADDVMETIDGLTAAKLKPAIMIDASHGNCAKDHRRMPDVFREIIRQRSDGQQAIIGAMLESNLVGGHQKFPQPLDQLVRGQSITDACIDWETTEALLREAHTLLKL; encoded by the coding sequence ATGAGCAAGACCGTCAATCTCAACATCGCCTCCAACATCGCCCTGCCGTCACCGCACTCGCTGGTCACTGAAATCGCACCTACCGCCGCGCAGGCAGCCTTTGTGACTCAGTCACGGCAGGACATCCGCGACATCCTCTTCGGTCACGACACACGTTTTCTCGTCATCGTCGGTCCATGCTCGATTCATGACACGGAAGCCGGCATGGAGTATGCGCGGAGGCTTGCCACGCTGGCGCAGGAGCTCAAAGACCGGCTCTGCATCGTCATGCGCGTGTATTTCGAAAAACCGCGCACCACCGTCGGCTGGAAGGGCCTCATCATGGACCCGGACCTTGATGGCACCTGTAACATCCCAGACGGCCTGCGCCTCGCACGCCGCATCCTGCGCGATGTCATCGACCTCGGTCTGCCCACCGCCACGGAGCTGCTCGATCCGATCACACCGCAGTACATCGCCGATTTGATCTCCTGGAGCGCCATCGGTGCCCGCACGACGGAATCGCAGACGCATCGCCAGATGGCATCCGGCCTCTCCATGCCTCTCGGATTCAAGAACGGCACCTTCGGACACATCACACCTGCCATCAACGCCATCAAAGCCGCGATGCAGCCACAGACCTTCCTCGGTGTGAGTGAAGACGGCATCGCCTCCGCTGTCACCACCAGCGGCAATCCCCACTGTCACATCATTCTGCGCGGCGGTGAAAACGGCCCCAATTTCGGCGCGGACGACGTGATGGAGACCATCGACGGCCTCACCGCCGCGAAGCTGAAACCCGCCATCATGATCGATGCCAGCCACGGCAACTGCGCCAAAGACCACCGCCGCATGCCAGATGTCTTCCGCGAGATCATCCGCCAGCGCAGCGACGGCCAGCAGGCCATCATCGGAGCCATGCTGGAAAGCAATCTCGTCGGCGGGCACCAGAAATTCCCGCAGCCGCTCGATCAGCTCGTGCGCGGCCAGTCCATCACCGATGCCTGCATTGATTGGGAAACGACCGAGGCGCTGCTGCGCGAGGCGCACACCTTGCTAAAGCTATGA
- a CDS encoding DUF3820 family protein, translated as MNDLAERMQHDLAEIGRTRMPFGKYGPQHFPPDGIPIYDIPAEYLGWFANKAGFPKGRLGELLRMVHQMKADGSDTAFDPFRKKNGYTQLRPQRQKTWVFPE; from the coding sequence ATGAACGACCTCGCCGAACGCATGCAGCACGATCTCGCTGAGATCGGGAGGACACGCATGCCTTTTGGCAAATACGGGCCTCAGCACTTCCCGCCGGACGGCATCCCGATCTACGATATACCGGCCGAATACCTCGGTTGGTTCGCGAACAAGGCCGGATTCCCCAAAGGCCGTCTCGGTGAGCTGCTGCGCATGGTTCACCAAATGAAGGCCGATGGCAGCGACACTGCTTTTGACCCTTTTCGGAAGAAAAACGGCTATACCCAACTGCGCCCCCAAAGACAGAAGACGTGGGTCTTTCCAGAGTGA
- a CDS encoding RNA polymerase subunit sigma-24 — protein MSPTLPSPSFQATRWSLVRAAASHGDSSGASQALAEICEVCWYPVYAYIRRAGNSEHDAQDLTQGFFTKLIEKDILAAADPSRGKLRSFLLTCVGNFLHHEHARSIAAKRDVRRLTSFDAQSAEERYRHEPVDRLTPDRLYQRRWALTLLESTLELLKKEYDSTGKGTLFHELRPFLGFGSAATRSYEEIATQLSMPLGTLKNHIFRMRQRWRDLLFERVAATLEDPTSDNVKAELAELMECL, from the coding sequence ATGAGCCCGACTCTGCCAAGCCCCTCTTTTCAAGCCACTCGCTGGAGCCTCGTCCGCGCTGCAGCGAGTCATGGTGACTCCAGTGGCGCGAGCCAGGCTCTTGCTGAGATTTGTGAAGTCTGTTGGTATCCAGTCTATGCCTACATCCGCCGCGCCGGGAATAGTGAGCATGATGCACAGGACCTGACGCAGGGCTTCTTTACCAAACTCATCGAGAAAGACATCCTCGCGGCGGCTGATCCATCCCGTGGAAAGCTGCGCAGCTTCTTACTTACTTGCGTGGGAAATTTTCTCCATCATGAGCATGCGCGCAGCATCGCCGCGAAGCGTGATGTGCGCCGCTTGACCAGTTTTGATGCCCAGTCCGCAGAAGAGCGCTACCGCCATGAGCCCGTGGATCGCCTCACCCCTGACCGTCTATATCAAAGGCGGTGGGCGCTGACCCTGCTGGAAAGCACCCTGGAGCTATTGAAGAAAGAATATGACAGCACGGGGAAGGGCACCTTGTTCCATGAGTTGCGACCCTTCCTCGGCTTCGGTTCCGCGGCGACCAGGAGTTACGAGGAGATCGCCACACAGCTCTCCATGCCGTTGGGCACGCTGAAGAACCACATCTTCCGCATGCGCCAACGCTGGCGTGATCTACTTTTCGAGCGGGTCGCCGCCACGCTCGAAGACCCCACCTCCGACAACGTCAAAGCCGAACTCGCGGAGCTGATGGAGTGCCTGTAA
- a CDS encoding serine/threonine protein kinase — protein MKNSASDGQEDTSEDSNETILGLNPADLLLRGLQSGKSATGSPQAWQPPTPEELAALLPQYEIEALLGRGGMGAVYRGKQMALDRAVAIKLLPAELAADTEFLTRFQREARTLAKLQHPGIVAVHDFGQTSEGHLFFVMEFVNGTDLARLIHGPGVNPAQALEIIAQVCEALQYAHSQGVIHRDIKPANVLVNQEGRAKLADFGLARPTSDETASLTRSNVVMGTPDYIAPEQMYGHADHRADLYSLGIMLYEMLTGQTPRGAWAPPSQRVQVDVRLDQVVIRALQQDPAMRYQQASEIKTDVDVIRTTPLPKAAKAKVNLASAAPGQRTTPLPKAKRPANKVAWAAAIVLPLLAVAGWWGIIRNDPPHWQRIERTEAAWKADGFEIKDGWVDFGSLNVNKHTTEWKMSEAAHEKPVLRNMAVRVRFKWNDQLQPQSVINLFVRTSDVKHPMATLWRDDVRLVLAPMKRTLGDFTLNPSLKQGQEGIFEVAVIEDRILVRVDGKVAYDVVQAGLSVQGGFEVQSHNCWLRDFEYLKLDGIADPLKALEWDVSANAPSTIPWTRIERTAEEWAKTGQTLKDGWVHNPDKNILVFDRLSAAKATSQFVVRTKVKFHEIEACLLFVNQTAGGHTWRKIQFYSHKQTILNGDHPPATTQRHVTKVEPR, from the coding sequence ATGAAGAACAGCGCAAGCGATGGCCAGGAGGACACGTCTGAGGACTCCAATGAAACGATCCTGGGCCTAAATCCCGCCGACCTGCTATTGCGCGGCCTACAGTCTGGGAAATCCGCCACGGGTAGCCCCCAGGCTTGGCAGCCACCCACGCCGGAGGAGCTGGCAGCACTGCTGCCACAGTATGAGATCGAGGCCCTGCTCGGACGTGGTGGCATGGGAGCCGTGTATCGCGGCAAACAGATGGCACTGGACCGCGCCGTGGCCATCAAGCTCCTCCCCGCCGAACTCGCCGCTGACACCGAGTTCCTCACGCGTTTTCAGCGCGAGGCACGCACGCTCGCCAAGCTCCAGCACCCTGGCATCGTCGCCGTGCATGATTTCGGCCAGACCAGTGAGGGGCACCTGTTTTTTGTCATGGAGTTTGTGAACGGCACGGATCTCGCCCGGCTCATCCACGGCCCGGGTGTCAATCCAGCACAGGCATTGGAGATCATCGCCCAGGTGTGCGAGGCCCTGCAATACGCCCACAGCCAGGGCGTCATCCACCGCGACATCAAGCCCGCCAACGTGCTCGTCAATCAGGAAGGCCGCGCCAAGCTGGCGGACTTTGGCCTCGCCCGTCCGACCTCCGATGAAACGGCCAGCCTCACGCGTAGCAACGTCGTCATGGGCACGCCCGACTATATCGCCCCTGAGCAGATGTATGGTCACGCCGATCACCGTGCCGACCTCTACTCCCTGGGCATCATGCTCTACGAGATGCTCACCGGCCAGACCCCGCGCGGAGCCTGGGCACCGCCGAGCCAGCGCGTGCAGGTGGACGTGCGGCTGGATCAGGTCGTCATCCGCGCCCTCCAACAAGATCCCGCCATGCGCTACCAGCAGGCCAGCGAGATCAAGACCGACGTCGATGTCATCCGCACCACGCCGTTGCCGAAGGCGGCCAAGGCGAAAGTCAACCTCGCCTCCGCAGCCCCCGGCCAGCGCACCACGCCGCTGCCGAAGGCGAAGAGACCGGCGAACAAGGTGGCATGGGCCGCTGCGATCGTCTTGCCGCTGCTGGCGGTCGCCGGATGGTGGGGGATCATTCGCAACGATCCACCACACTGGCAGCGTATCGAACGCACTGAAGCCGCATGGAAGGCCGACGGCTTCGAAATCAAAGATGGCTGGGTGGATTTCGGCTCATTGAATGTGAACAAGCACACAACTGAGTGGAAAATGTCTGAAGCAGCACATGAGAAGCCAGTGTTGAGAAACATGGCTGTTCGAGTTCGCTTCAAATGGAATGATCAATTGCAGCCGCAGTCCGTCATCAATCTCTTCGTGCGGACAAGCGATGTGAAACATCCCATGGCGACCCTTTGGAGAGATGACGTGAGACTTGTGCTGGCACCGATGAAAAGAACCCTTGGTGACTTCACCCTCAATCCGTCTTTGAAACAGGGGCAGGAAGGCATCTTTGAGGTCGCAGTGATTGAAGATCGTATTCTTGTCCGCGTGGATGGCAAAGTCGCCTATGATGTGGTGCAGGCTGGTTTGTCAGTACAGGGCGGATTTGAAGTTCAGAGTCACAACTGTTGGCTGCGTGACTTTGAATACCTGAAACTCGACGGCATCGCCGACCCGCTGAAGGCGCTGGAGTGGGATGTGTCCGCTAATGCGCCCTCGACGATCCCATGGACACGCATCGAGCGCACTGCTGAAGAATGGGCCAAGACTGGGCAGACCTTAAAGGATGGCTGGGTGCATAACCCGGACAAGAACATCCTCGTTTTTGACCGCCTCTCCGCCGCCAAAGCGACCTCGCAGTTTGTGGTCCGCACAAAGGTGAAATTCCACGAGATCGAGGCCTGCCTGCTTTTCGTGAATCAGACCGCAGGTGGTCACACTTGGCGGAAGATCCAGTTTTACTCCCACAAGCAAACCATCCTCAACGGCGACCACCCTCCAGCAACCACGCAAAGGCATGTGACCAAGGTGGAGCCTCGATGA